Proteins found in one Terribacillus sp. DMT04 genomic segment:
- a CDS encoding phosphoribosyl-ATP pyrophosphohydrolase, whose translation MIRNAEKRTEIVEEAADLAEVLYMMLENQGITYEEVEQVRQQKKLERGGFKDRLFLVEVDD comes from the coding sequence TTGATCAGAAATGCGGAGAAAAGAACAGAAATAGTAGAAGAAGCAGCAGATTTAGCAGAAGTATTATATATGATGCTAGAGAACCAAGGTATTACATATGAAGAGGTAGAGCAAGTGCGTCAGCAGAAGAAGCTGGAACGAGGCGGGTTTAAGGATAGACTGTTTCTAGTGGAGGTAGATGATTGA
- a CDS encoding M20 family metallopeptidase encodes MVSERLIEQAIQDRRHLHQYPELSGEEYETGKYVQARLEKLGIEILDYQPPSVVGYVKGTKGDKTIALRADMDALPIVEEGDKPYISKHHGISHMCGHDGHTAILLAVAEWISQHREKVEPNIVLLFQSSEEASPSGADKLIKEGVLEGVDSIYGIHVDAGLAKGQFGTRPGAMMASVDDFEIKIQGSGGHASTPHLTVDPIYIATHVIQALQSIISRKLNPMDASVISVGKIEAGNTYNVIPDAAKIIGTMRSFSTEAVQIIQEQITKLTTGICESFGATAEVDFIVGTPPLINDEQEAAFAEKVLQETFGTERYEELEPVMGSEDFSYYLQKIPGVFIKVGMQGEKSQYPHHHPKFDIDEDVFGDAIEVFLKLIQNS; translated from the coding sequence ATGGTATCTGAAAGATTAATTGAACAGGCGATTCAAGATCGTCGTCATTTGCACCAATATCCAGAGCTTTCTGGAGAAGAATATGAAACAGGAAAGTATGTCCAAGCTAGACTTGAAAAACTTGGCATTGAGATACTAGATTATCAGCCGCCAAGTGTTGTTGGTTATGTGAAAGGTACAAAGGGAGATAAAACAATTGCGCTTCGTGCGGATATGGATGCCCTCCCGATAGTAGAAGAAGGCGACAAACCTTATATTTCTAAACATCATGGTATTTCTCATATGTGCGGCCATGATGGACATACAGCTATCCTGCTGGCGGTAGCAGAGTGGATTTCGCAGCATCGTGAGAAAGTAGAACCTAACATCGTACTTCTGTTCCAATCTTCCGAAGAGGCTTCGCCAAGCGGTGCAGATAAACTGATCAAAGAAGGGGTACTGGAAGGTGTGGACAGCATCTACGGTATCCATGTAGATGCAGGTTTGGCGAAAGGTCAATTTGGTACGCGTCCTGGTGCAATGATGGCATCTGTAGACGACTTTGAGATTAAAATTCAAGGTTCCGGCGGCCATGCTTCAACACCGCATTTGACAGTAGATCCTATCTATATCGCAACACATGTTATCCAAGCTTTGCAAAGCATTATCAGTCGTAAGCTTAATCCAATGGACGCGAGCGTCATCTCTGTCGGAAAAATAGAAGCAGGTAACACGTACAATGTAATTCCAGACGCAGCTAAAATCATCGGGACCATGCGCTCCTTCTCTACAGAAGCGGTGCAAATAATCCAAGAACAGATTACCAAGCTAACGACCGGCATCTGTGAATCATTCGGCGCCACAGCAGAAGTTGACTTCATCGTTGGCACACCACCGCTCATCAACGATGAACAAGAAGCTGCATTTGCAGAAAAAGTACTGCAAGAAACATTTGGTACAGAACGATACGAAGAGCTCGAGCCGGTAATGGGCTCAGAAGATTTTTCTTATTACTTACAGAAAATCCCGGGGGTATTCATTAAGGTCGGTATGCAAGGAGAGAAAAGTCAGTATCCGCACCACCATCCGAAATTTGATATTGATGAAGATGTGTTTGGGGATGCAATTGAGGTGTTCTTAAAACTGATACAAAATAGCTAA